In Rhineura floridana isolate rRhiFlo1 chromosome 1, rRhiFlo1.hap2, whole genome shotgun sequence, the following proteins share a genomic window:
- the LOC133367155 gene encoding uncharacterized protein LOC133367155 produces MSRRGNNWAYTEVIDLLDIWGEQKIQKLLQSSYRNMDTFQVIASEMAKRGHERTAQECRTKTKTMRRDYKKAKDNSSLMGGRMTCPFYEQLDRILAGDSSFQLPRRLANVALPEESSGDTNSPCPVAEGAVPVATEDYSESQDQFAPCTQIAVEISDAATPSPMFYMTKGVSAKSASMSWPAAKADHPAPSLSSMFSSNPGSSSTKGSRMDATVAPSSALLPNYTTLSSEGRLTRVRKRQRKTRNDLVMELSRIADRRVQITTDRILSSLNRYATADLQDRERDRADTAQIIAIMHRQTELLESLVQMQSVEQTPVSPVPSWHARPRSAISPPSRSGVSRRTLVPRVNHRRRPQKYSP; encoded by the exons ATGAGCCGCCGTGGCAACAATTGGGCCTACACTGAGGTCATTGACCTCCTGGATATATGGGGAGAGCAGAAGATCCAGAAGCTGCTTCAGAGCAGCTACAGAAATATGGACACGTTCCAAGTAATTGCAAGCGAGATGGCAAAGCGTGGACATGAGCGTACTGCCCAGGAATGCCGGACCAAGACTAAAACTATGCGAAGGGATTACAAAAAGGCCAAGGACAATTCCTCTTTGATGGGCGGACGTATGACTTGCCCTTTTTATGAGCAGCTTGATAGAATATTGGCAGGCGATTCTAGTTTCCAGCTCCCAAGGAGGCTAGCAAATGTTGCTCTGCCAGAGGAATCATCAGGGGATACCAATTCTCCATGTCCTGTGGCAGAGGGAGCAGTGCCAGTGGCGACCGAGGACTATAGCGAGAGCCAGGACCAGTTTGCCCCATGCACACAGATAGCTGTTGAGATCTCTGATGCTGCCACACCCAGTCCCATGTTCTACATGACAAAGGGAGTCTCTGCAAAGTCTGCAAGCATGTCTTGGCCAGCAGCAA AAGCTGATCACCCAGCTCCCTCCCTATCCTCTATGTTCTCCAGTAATCCAGGCAGCTCATCAACCAAAGGTTCAAGAATGG ATGCAACTGTAGCACCCTCATCGGCATTGCTGCCCAACTACACAACTCTTTCTTCCGAAGGGCGCCTAACCAGAGTCAGAAAGCGCCAAAGAAAAACCAGAAATGACTTGGTCATGGAATTGTCACGAATAGCAGACAGGAGGGTTCAGATCACAACTGACAGGATCCTGTCATCCTTGAACAGATATGCCACAGCAGACTTGCAAGACCGCGAGAGAGACCGGGCAGACACTGCGCAAATTATTGCCATCATGCATCGTCAGACGGAATTGCTGGAATCGCTGGTGCAGATGCAATCTGTCGAACAGACACCAGTATCCCCTGTGCCCTCATGGCATGCTCGGCCACGTTCTGCAATCTCCCCTCCTTCCCGCTCAGGTGTCTCGAGGAGGACGCTAGTGCCCAGGGTGAACCACAGGAGGAGACCACAGAAGTACAGCCCTTAA